A region from the Coffea eugenioides isolate CCC68of chromosome 9, Ceug_1.0, whole genome shotgun sequence genome encodes:
- the LOC113782403 gene encoding uncharacterized protein LOC113782403, producing the protein MSTHPESSDRLVTTSSTDLANLGVQLSEVLNRFNELSMEMNAQRHVVDQLVAGSGSGTQHEPSPVSQTEPQSLSTSHTQTLFPPHPPKETFTYPTHDPPPTYAPNIQINPPYAQIPQNYPPITMSMPFEPQGPHYYSTAEPFTLDTAAQGKAKVGESSAPVDKNLLKRLERFEEFIRKSQGLNKQGGLDYNELCLFPDMQLPVGFKAPKFSKYDGIGNPKTHLRMFANKLGRSIGDENLPVRLFPECLEGDALDWYSNLKPEDMRSWLDLSTAFVRQYEYNCELAPTRTTLEGTKRKPSEDHKTYAKRWRRLAAKVEPPMIEDEIVRTFIKAHDPPYFEEIFRMTGCSFAAIVNKLEEFDEFVKAGKIVNVSTLKMQLEALQDHNDNKKKSQFKEKEGETAFVWDQGPSTRPKLSNRPTYSLPYPYYPNSRPIYHTTINQIRPRLNYPTVPAMPFPIAETNPQMRPRLPYNPRPAPPYK; encoded by the coding sequence atgagtacgcACCCGGAATCGTCCGATAGGCTTGTAACGACATCATCAACTGACTTGGCGAATCTAGGAGTTCAACTGAGCGAAGTACTAAACAGATTCAATGAGCTGAGTATGGAAATGAACGCACAACGGCACGTAGTAGATCAATTAGTTGCTGGAAGTGGCAGCGGTACTCAACATGAGCCTTCACCTGTTAGTCAAACTGAACCACAATCACTATCCACATCTCATACTCAAACCCTTTTTCCTCCACATCCACCTAAAGAAACTTTCACTTATCCCACCCATGACCCACCACCTACCTACGCACCTAACATTCAAATTAACCCTCCCTATGCCCAAATTCCCCAGAATTATCCTCCCATTACTATGAGCATGCCATTCGAACCTCAGGGACCACATTATTACTCCACCGCTGAGCCATTCACCTTAGATACCGCCGCCCAAGGGAAAGCTAAAGTTGGGGAGTCATCCGCACCGGTGGATAAAAATTTGCTAAAGAGATTGGAACGGTTTGAGGAGTTCATAAGGAAAAGTCAAGGTTTGAACAAGCAGGGAGGTCTGGACTACAACGAGCTGTGCCTTTTTCCAGATATGCAATTGCCAGTGGGTTTCAAAGCGCCCAAATTTAGCAAGTACGATGGAATTGGCAATCCTAAGACACACCTTCGGATGTTTGCAAACAAACTAGGGAGGTCGATAGGTGATGAAAATCTGCCTGTGCGCCTATTTCCCGAGTGTCTAGAAGGCGATGCATTGGATTGGTATTCCAACTTGAAGCCTGAGGATATGAGATCTTGGCTTGATCTGTCAACCGCTTTTGTGAGGCAGTACGAATATAATTGTGAACTCGCTCCGACAAGaaccacattggaagggactAAGAGAAAACCATCCGAGGATCATAAGACATATGCCAAGCGATGGCGAAGATTGGCAGCCAAGGTGGAACCTCCGATGATAGAAGATGAAATTGTCCGTACATTTATTAAAGCTCATGATCCACCGTACTTTGAAGagattttccgcatgactggatgctcatttgcggCCATTGTTAACAAATTGGAAGAATTTGATGAGTTTGTGAAGGCCGGAAAAATTGTTAATGTGTCAACATTGAAGATGCAACTAGAGGCTCTGCAAGACCATAATGACAATAAGAAAAAGTCCCAATTTAAGGAAAAAGAaggggaaactgcttttgtttggGATCAGGGTCCCTCGACCAGACCTAAACTTTCAAATCGCCCCACTTATTCATTACCCTACCCATATTACCCAAACTCCCGTCCTATCTACCATACTACCATTAACCAAATTCGACCTCGACTAAACTATCCAACTGTACCCGCAATGCCCTTCCCAATTGCTGAAACCAACCCCCAAATGCGACCTCGTCTACCTTATAATCCCAGACCTGCTCCACCATATAAATAG